A genomic stretch from Candidatus Palauibacter polyketidifaciens includes:
- a CDS encoding efflux RND transporter permease subunit: protein MIDLAIRRPVATAAIYIALFALGVTSFRLIPVEDLPEVEFPRLTVTATWNGASPEALEAFVTAPLETVVQQVGGVEKVISVSRADQQGTGSTASIEVHFERETRMEFARLELSERISSIRDELPGGVVPDLSEYVPQEFADEEEQLLSFSLTGPYTFARLGEIAEEEIEPFVRGLPGVSEVRVRGAERREIAVELDRGRLEALGLRPEEVRSRISELSEPRAPGSVELDGRQFAIAVRTRALEVSDIADMIVLTRPDGPVRVGDLGQVRDQTEDPTLLWRIDSQPTILMSVFRQSGTNVIQVADDVKAAMTELGSTLPAGVGLELLTDQSENIREQLTELRLRAIAAAIVIFIVLTLFLRSLGAVLVVFATIGFSVLTAVNFLYIGGFSLNLLTLWGLAWGFGLVVDNGIVVLENVERHRRSGAAPSDAASRGARQVVLPVLAATLTTAIVLVPFLFLQGELRVYYLPLTFAVGFSIVASLFVAFTFVPALASRVARMRDSAGTVVDAALTTGEAASSPTRPSEPFYIAGYRSLLGFALRHPILIALLCLGSLGGSWYLFDEHVSRGSYWSGFGGGGSGITITISFPRGAGLERTDELARSFEAKLATIDEVERFEAQVRPNFAYMRAEFPDELEHTSIPVAIKDQMTAYSYGFSGVDVRVRGYGPSFYGGGSSPPNYSLQVLGYNYLTVQEIAEEIASRLTRFSRIRDVDPNANSTWYQRDREFEYYVEPDREALAAYNLPVQQLLDYVSRNIQGRPFGNPIRVGGEEVQLAVKVDGYREFDFHDLSDLRVPISSREELRLASVAEVGQRQVLASIRREDQQYERTVAWEFRGPVRFGDVVRDAVVDAMELPPGYRIEKSRYGGWTTEETTQMWVVLAFSILLIYMVTAGLFESLLAPFVVLFSLPFALIGVFLIFFYTDATFTRTAFIGTIMMGGIVVNNAILVVYHIGEVRKRMPTAAAIVQGTLERVRPILMTTLTTVFGLLPLVLFAPSQDQNIWNALALATIGGLISSTLFVLVAIPVAYRYIVARRI, encoded by the coding sequence ATGATCGATCTGGCCATCCGCCGGCCGGTGGCGACCGCCGCGATCTACATCGCGCTCTTCGCGCTTGGCGTGACGAGCTTCCGCCTCATCCCGGTCGAGGACTTGCCCGAGGTCGAGTTCCCCCGTCTCACGGTCACCGCCACCTGGAACGGCGCCTCGCCCGAGGCGCTGGAGGCGTTCGTGACGGCGCCGCTCGAGACGGTCGTCCAACAGGTCGGCGGTGTCGAAAAGGTCATCTCGGTCTCCCGCGCCGATCAGCAAGGGACAGGCTCCACGGCTTCGATCGAGGTCCACTTCGAGCGCGAGACACGCATGGAGTTCGCCCGTCTCGAGCTGAGCGAACGGATCAGCTCCATCCGGGACGAGTTGCCCGGGGGCGTGGTGCCCGACCTCTCCGAGTACGTGCCGCAGGAGTTCGCCGACGAAGAGGAGCAGCTCCTCAGCTTCTCGCTGACCGGCCCGTATACGTTCGCGCGCCTGGGCGAGATCGCCGAGGAGGAGATCGAGCCCTTCGTGCGGGGGCTGCCGGGCGTGTCCGAGGTGCGCGTCCGGGGGGCGGAGCGCCGCGAGATCGCGGTCGAGCTGGATCGGGGCCGGCTGGAGGCGCTCGGGCTGAGGCCGGAGGAGGTCCGCAGCCGGATCTCCGAGCTGTCCGAGCCGAGGGCCCCCGGGTCGGTCGAACTCGATGGGCGGCAGTTCGCCATCGCCGTGCGCACCCGGGCGCTCGAGGTGTCCGACATCGCGGATATGATCGTCCTCACGCGGCCGGATGGGCCCGTCCGCGTGGGCGACCTGGGGCAGGTGCGCGACCAGACGGAAGACCCGACGTTGCTGTGGCGCATCGACTCGCAGCCCACGATCTTGATGAGCGTGTTCCGCCAGTCGGGCACGAACGTGATCCAGGTCGCGGACGACGTGAAGGCCGCAATGACCGAACTGGGCTCGACGCTCCCGGCGGGCGTGGGCCTCGAGCTGCTGACCGATCAGAGCGAGAACATCCGCGAGCAGCTCACGGAACTCCGGCTCCGCGCCATCGCCGCGGCCATCGTGATCTTCATCGTCCTCACGCTCTTCCTGCGGTCGCTCGGCGCCGTCCTCGTCGTGTTCGCCACGATCGGGTTCAGCGTCCTGACCGCGGTGAACTTTCTCTACATCGGCGGGTTCTCACTGAACCTGCTCACGCTGTGGGGACTCGCGTGGGGGTTCGGCCTCGTCGTCGACAACGGCATCGTCGTGCTCGAAAACGTGGAGCGTCACCGCCGATCGGGGGCGGCCCCATCCGATGCCGCCAGCCGCGGGGCACGCCAGGTCGTCCTGCCCGTGCTCGCCGCGACGCTGACGACCGCGATCGTGCTCGTCCCCTTCCTCTTCCTGCAGGGGGAGCTGCGGGTCTACTACCTGCCGCTCACGTTCGCCGTCGGTTTCTCGATCGTCGCCAGCCTCTTCGTGGCGTTCACCTTCGTCCCGGCGCTTGCCTCGCGCGTCGCCCGCATGCGGGATTCCGCCGGGACCGTAGTCGATGCGGCCCTCACGACCGGGGAGGCCGCCTCATCGCCGACCCGGCCGTCCGAACCCTTCTACATCGCGGGGTACCGGTCGCTGCTCGGGTTCGCCCTGCGGCACCCCATCCTCATCGCGCTCCTCTGCCTCGGGAGCCTCGGCGGGAGCTGGTACCTGTTCGATGAGCACGTGAGCAGGGGGAGCTACTGGAGCGGATTCGGAGGGGGCGGAAGCGGGATCACGATCACGATCAGCTTCCCGCGCGGCGCGGGGCTGGAGCGCACGGACGAACTCGCCCGTTCCTTTGAGGCGAAGCTCGCCACCATCGATGAAGTGGAACGCTTCGAGGCGCAGGTTCGGCCGAACTTTGCGTACATGCGCGCGGAATTCCCCGACGAACTGGAGCACACGTCGATCCCGGTGGCCATCAAGGACCAGATGACCGCCTACAGCTACGGGTTCTCGGGCGTCGACGTCCGTGTGCGGGGATACGGTCCCAGCTTCTACGGCGGCGGCTCGAGCCCACCCAACTACAGCCTCCAGGTGCTTGGGTACAACTACTTGACGGTGCAGGAGATCGCCGAGGAGATCGCGTCGCGCCTCACGCGCTTCTCGCGCATCCGCGACGTGGACCCGAACGCGAACAGCACCTGGTATCAGCGCGACAGGGAGTTCGAGTACTACGTAGAGCCGGACCGGGAGGCGCTGGCGGCGTACAACCTCCCGGTGCAGCAGTTGCTCGACTACGTGTCGCGCAACATCCAGGGTCGCCCGTTCGGGAACCCGATCCGGGTGGGCGGCGAGGAGGTGCAGCTCGCCGTCAAGGTGGACGGGTATCGCGAGTTCGACTTCCACGACCTCAGCGACCTGCGCGTGCCGATTTCGTCCCGCGAGGAACTCCGGCTCGCCAGCGTCGCGGAGGTGGGGCAGCGGCAGGTACTGGCCAGCATCCGCCGGGAGGACCAGCAGTACGAGCGGACCGTGGCCTGGGAGTTCCGGGGGCCGGTGCGGTTCGGCGACGTCGTCCGGGACGCCGTGGTGGACGCGATGGAACTCCCGCCGGGCTACCGGATCGAGAAATCGCGCTACGGGGGCTGGACGACGGAGGAGACGACGCAGATGTGGGTCGTCCTCGCCTTCTCCATCCTCCTGATCTACATGGTCACGGCCGGTCTGTTCGAGTCGCTCCTGGCGCCCTTCGTCGTGCTCTTCTCGCTGCCCTTCGCCCTCATCGGCGTCTTCCTCATCTTCTTCTACACCGACGCGACCTTCACCCGCACCGCGTTCATCGGCACGATCATGATGGGCGGCATCGTCGTGAACAACGCCATCCTTGTGGTTTACCACATCGGCGAAGTGCGCAAACGCATGCCGACGGCGGCGGCGATCGTGCAGGGAACGCTGGAG